tcaaaccattTGTAACATTTGCTGTAACACAGTGCCATCTGCTGGATTCGTGAAGGTATTGGTAATTAATGCATATCATCAGAGTATTAAGATGTATTTCGAAttatccaatcacatgtggtcaggtgagacacatcgccaTTGGTCACACAAATGCATCTTCTGTGAGCACTTGTAATCCGTTTCCGTGTCACAAAAGTCAAAGTAGCATGGAAAAATTAGCATTAGCGAATGCTACAGAACGACTTCTGGCGGATGTTCATCCCACATCCGTTTACCCAGTAAGACCCAAAGGAATAAGGCGGATTTAGGATCCGTAAAACTTTTTGATCGACTCGTCTTGGTAGCTTCAATaaaaacaggaagttagatgacaaaatttgGAAGAGAAAAGGGCGGGGCCGAATAAGGTGAATCATCTAGCTGCAGCGCGCGAGGCTttatcagccgggagaagtttgaaactctcttgCACTGTTTTTCACACGACTCACATAAGCGGCATTGACCGCACACAGAAATACCAGTtacggagtttgtgcttatttacacaacccgcttccttattatttgaactttaataaaggttgCAATAAAGATATAATGCTGGGTTTCATTTTTAGACGCTCTGAAAGGCATgttttgctcaagcggaacagcagatttttgtattataattccctTATACTTTGCGATATATCACcttaagctgtttggaaagtttggagtgcatctggactggagttgtgttttcttcctcttctcaAAGGGAAGTGCTGCTCGtcatcattagcatttcaaaTGATCTCATGTTGCGTTCAGTgacatcaaatgactattcgtCAACAACAATTtctgtcgacaattttttattgactaAACGTTTCATCCCTACTGTTGACTGCATTAcaccatttacaactaaaaatacaactcgctaaTGGCGCCACCATGTGGATATTTCACTTGGAAAAGGGTCAGTACTCGAAGCTTTAGCCACTGGGAGCAGTggttcgaatttcggtaagcacagaccgattttcacagcagaactttcaactttgttaattaaaacaatgcaaacaaTGCGTGCAAATAAACGATTCAATCAGGAGGCGCATTTAATTATTAGTGAATTCCCCCTATTCTCTCATCGTCCACTTGACCAACTCTAAAacactaatggtgcgttcacatacaaggTGAAGCGAGCGTTTCGTGTAGCGAGATTATATACAActtcaatgcaaagatgcgaatagacgcgAATCCGCGGCGCGAATGAAGTGAATGGCGTGACTCGAACACtcaaaatcgcttcattcgcgtatTCGCGCAAGCGAGAAATTCGCATGACGAGTTGTCACGatagcattgagattgtccggatgtcactgaaatctggaaaaattgattaaacaattgttgtagcggtgtgtgggcacctggaattgtacgacacaacgtcatacatgtacagagaccggaacgtgagcgaggaagttggactacctggtaagtacTAAAATATGCgcatctacttgattccagctattggttgtactttactatgaaccaagtcatagaagcccctccccctgtccttttccggaagagaagcgggaatacttgcgggttcgcgttactcgtGCGAACatgagtttaaacacacatttataatccagcggtcaaactcgcgcgagcaatgcgaggtgACAATTTTCaacgcgttgtatgtgaacgcaccattagataGAATAACTTATTATAACGTGGTGTAACGTGAAGCAGATTTTAGCGGTTAATGTGTCACAACTTGCAGCATTAATACAGAATTCAACTGATGTGCCGTCACAGGTGTGAATATCGGATGTGTTTTCTAGAACGTTTTCAGCGGCGCAGATGAACCTGCATTTTGACTAATTTAACAACAACTTTAAATGTGATTCATGCaatcaatttgtttatgattcatccttttttttttttaacaacaatcAGTCCAACACCATCATGCAATCTCATGCAATCAAAATCATTTGACTCGTGCATTTATAAACAGCAGCCAgaacaatgtgttttataattAATTGGTTTTACTCTTTTAAGTCTTCAGGTGATGCGTAGTGAAGCTGTTTTTGCACTTATTCATTTGTTACGTATAATCTTTTGATTTGCATCCAGTTCCacataaaaacagaaaataatcaaGGAGATGACGAACCCTTCATTTGTAATTCAGTTGATGATTATCCCAAAATAAGCATTACCACATGGATATTAAAATATTAACCAATTTTTCATTGAATTTCATACAAAAATAACATTAGCATCATATATTCTGTTaccgtgatataaaattactcgtacCATGATAAACAGTTTTGGTCAGCCTCTATCTATCGCCCAACCCTTTCTCTCTTTCCCTGACACACAGGGTCAAGTATGGGAACATTGGGAATGTTTATTGGGAACACATGAGTGGTTTTCTCCCTGAAGGCACAAAAGGGGTTATGACTGACAGGACAGGAAGAGACATTCGCACAAACACGCATGCAATCACTTGTACACACTACATACGTTTCAGTCGGAGGGTTTCTCTGGGGAGTGGGGAGGGATCAGCAGGTTGGCAGCTGTATCGAATGTGAAATTCTCAACATATTTGTAATGTACAGAGAATTTACCAACCATACACATACTGGCCTTAACtttgtgttcttttttctttcttaaagggAATATGAACTCTCCAGAAATACAACAGACATTAAACTCATGCAAAAGccaaaaaaaagcagaaaaaaagaCTCTAAAAGAGTTTTAAGGATGATGTTGTAATTTGATATTTGCTTTGTAAGTAACTGTACCTGGCTGCTCTGAGCATGTCCATTGAAGTCATTGTTCCGAGGTGCCAGAAACGAGTCATGAGTCGTCGTTTTTTCCGTTCGCGGTACGCTGGGATCTCCATCCTCCACGCCATTGGCCTTCCGCACGCATAGGACCTTTCGAAAGCTCTGCTTGAAGTTGTCGGACAGAAACCCGTAGAGCAGCGGATTTGCGCAGCTGTTGGCGTACGACAGGATGACGGCAAAAAAATATACCCCAGCCATGACGCTGCTCTCCGGGAGTATGAACACCAGGTTTACGATGTTGATGATGTAGAACGGCAGCCAGCAAAGCACAAACACCACCACGATGACCACCACCATGCGCGTCACCTTCCGTTCTGAACGCCGGCGTTTTGTAAATCCGGCCCGGGCGCCAGACGACTTCACCTTGACTACGATGAGAAGGTAGCACATGCAGATGACCAGCAGGGGGCCAAAGAATCCGAGCGTCGCGGTGTAGAGGATAAATGCCGTCGACCAAACGTCATGTGGTTCGGGCCAAATCATATTACACAATTGAAACATGTCCTGAACATCCGAGAATATCACCACGGGAAGAACAACGACAAAGGAAAATGCCCAAACTGCAGCGCTAACCGCTTTAGCTACCCGTGGCCGGCGCCATCTAGTGGAGCGAATAGGATGTACAACTGCTAGATAGCGGTCGATGCTCATCACAGTCAAACAGAAGATGCTCGTGAACTGGTTTAGAGAGTCTGCCGTCATGACAACGCGACACAGGAAGGAGCCGAACGGCCAATAGGAGAGTACGTTTTGTGTCGTTAGAAAAGGTAGGCCCAAAATATAGAGCTCATCCGCGATGGCCAGATTCAAAATGTAGATGTTCGTAATAGTTTTCATCTTGGCGTAGCGTAAAACCACGTAAATAGCTAGGGTGTTGCCGGTAAGTCCAACGATGAACACGGTGAATGATATCACTGCGGTAACCATGGTGCTGCTTCCTTGGAATGGTATACTTTGACCTGACATATTGGCAGAATAATTCCCAAAAGGGGTGGAACTTCCTGAAAATCCCAATTCAGTGGAGGAGTTATAATCCCCTGGGATGGGTCCCATCAACCCGGATTGGTTGAATGACTCCATTCTGTATCTGAGAagagggatggagagagagatgggAAAAAATGCAtaagaaagtttagatattaagtcattattgtGTGTTAGTAACtcataatgtgtgtttgtgttcaattAAAGTCATTGAGTCTGTTTGTTTTACAATGACGATCACACCTCAACCATATACAAACCAGAGCCAAAACAATAAAGCTGCCTGTACACATTGACTTGACACAACACATGCATAACCCCCACTTTCCCACACCACCATTGGGATTTCATTTAAAGCCTAACTCATGCATTGGAAATGATATATACGGGCATGGTTAAGAAGAAGTGCTTAACTGTGTATATTCTCAAGCAAACAAGCCTTTTTAAGCTGTTGCAGTCAACTCAACTTCTACCCAGGAAAATGTATGTATTCCCATGACCGTGCCATGCAATTCATAACAATTATGACATAACAATATTTCCTTCAAAGTGCGAGTACGGGCTGCTGGTGGACTgtctggtgccctcctagtgtAAGATTGTGCCCCTCTAGGGAgtcggtgccctacgcagactgcatagtatgtgtatagggagcggcagtactgcCAGGGACCCCCTTTATATAGGGTACaacgcacttggggtaaaaggcccctaggTGGTTTAAAGTGATGGTGTCGAGGGGTGACATGAATCTGCCGGTCCAGGTTTGTAAGACCTTACAAACTTGTGTTATGAAGAATGACACCGGCCTTCCGAACTTGTTTCACCAATGTGCTCTCGCTCACAGATGAGGGGCCATTCACACGTATTTTTGCGTGCATCTGCTCTGTAAAGCACGTGCTGGATGAACGTCCTTGACTGCAGCATcacgtctcgctgtttcttcagtgtctcatgcaggactgacacatttttagacactgtgtcaagttcaaATAACTTCATGTTTCAAGAACGCATGTCGAGACATCTGCGTTCTGTTTCAGTCGTTGTGCCGTGTCTAGATTGTTtgtagcgcaggtgtcacaaagatttaatgttctgaacaagttcaggctgcaaagaggtgactgttacaatgtttcaTATTTTTCCAGATTATTCTACACCATGCAAATTTCAGCCCTGCTGAGGGGCCGCCgtgccttgtatgtttactgttgcAATACTGTTATGAATAATTCACTGCAGCAGAATATAAACTCCAGGTGAAAGCaaataagacaggaatatatttctattgtatacaacaaatcctcaaagtaatgataataatattactgtatcatattataatgacaatctGGGCAACAATAAATAAGTGTTgggatataatattaataaatactgtaacaactgaattccaaaatgctACTGGGTTAAgtagttttgcacaccctgttcacacacacacacacatatagacacgcacatacactcacacacacactcacacacacactcacacacgcacacacatatagacacgcacatacactcacacacacactgacacacacactctcatacactcacacacacactcacacaagcacatacactcacacacacactcacacacactcatacactcacacatactcactcacacacacacactcgcacacacactcaaactcacactcacttacacacgcacacacactcacgcacatacacactcacacacacacacacatatagacacgcacatacactcacacacacactcacacacgcacacacatatagacacgcacatacactcacacacacactcacacaagcacatacactcacacacacacacactcacacacacactcacgcacatacacacactcacacacacacactcacacacacactcacacacactcatacactcacacatactcactcacacacacacactcgcacacacactcaaactcacactcacttacacacgcacacacactcacgcacatacacactcacacacacacacacacacgcacatacacacacatacactcgcacacacacacacacactcacatacacacacactcatacactcactcacacacgcacacacacacacacacacgcacatacacacacactcacacacactcacacacacacacacacactcacgcacacacacacactcacgcacacacacacacgcacatacacacacacacgcacatacacacacgcacacacacacatgttgtgtttccatgttttatggggactttccatagacataatggtttttatactgtacaaactttatattctatcccctaaacctaaccctacccctaaacctaac
This DNA window, taken from Xyrauchen texanus isolate HMW12.3.18 chromosome 5, RBS_HiC_50CHRs, whole genome shotgun sequence, encodes the following:
- the LOC127643868 gene encoding somatostatin receptor type 5-like gives rise to the protein MESFNQSGLMGPIPGDYNSSTELGFSGSSTPFGNYSANMSGQSIPFQGSSTMVTAVISFTVFIVGLTGNTLAIYVVLRYAKMKTITNIYILNLAIADELYILGLPFLTTQNVLSYWPFGSFLCRVVMTADSLNQFTSIFCLTVMSIDRYLAVVHPIRSTRWRRPRVAKAVSAAVWAFSFVVVLPVVIFSDVQDMFQLCNMIWPEPHDVWSTAFILYTATLGFFGPLLVICMCYLLIVVKVKSSGARAGFTKRRRSERKVTRMVVVIVVVFVLCWLPFYIINIVNLVFILPESSVMAGVYFFAVILSYANSCANPLLYGFLSDNFKQSFRKVLCVRKANGVEDGDPSVPRTEKTTTHDSFLAPRNNDFNGHAQSSQDLQLESCMSSSEKPQSPKPHIFDQSTL